Proteins found in one Leishmania major strain Friedlin complete genome, chromosome 35 genomic segment:
- a CDS encoding putative proteasome activator protein pa26 (previous protein_id=AAZ14302.1) — translation MAQAIRDAFTEEASLTVVEEWSSKVVSDLEARATNAHHARQGVLVKPYTADAAETVPVTIVASLREFQGQLYDIYRAAETIRTVIACRIPELKAEDNLGVEVQMTVLKMIDSLEGKLLGSSSGDKEGGAPGVAGMYAAREYLAARGSVEDKVLGKVSDDDKKTKSAAPSVLMELQQIDADALLKLELSATQISTQIRSFINAYAVNWKKLIQPRTNASEKSIS, via the coding sequence ATGGCGCAGGCAATCCGCGATGCCTTCACTGAGGAGGCAAGTTTGACCGTGGTGGAAGAGTGGTCCTCAAAGGTGGTGAGTGACCTCGAGGCGCGCGCCACGAACGCACACCACGCACGCCAGGGAGTGTTGGTGAAACCCTACAcggccgacgccgcggaaACGGTGCCGGTCACCATCGTGGCATCGCTTCGTGAATTCCAGGGGCAGCTGTACGACATCTACCGCGCCGCCGAGACGATCCGCACCGTCATCGCGTGCCGAATTCCTGAGCTAAAGGCGGAGGACAACCTCGGCGTCGAGGTGCAGATGACCGTCTTGAAAATGATCGACTCGCTGGAAGGGAAGCTGCTCGGTAGCTCCAGTGGCGACAAGGAAGGCGGTGCGCCAGGTGTGGCGGGCATGTACGCGGCACGCGAGTACCTTGCCGCGCGGGGGTCTGTGGAAGACAAAGTACTCGGCAAGgtcagcgacgacgacaaaAAGACAAAGTCCGCTGCACCATCGGTGCTGATGGAGCTTCAGCAGATTGATgcggatgcgctgctgaagctAGAGCTCAGCGCCACGCAGATCTCGACGCAGATCCGCTCCTTCATCAACGCTTACGCAGTCAACTGGAAGAAGCTAATCCAGCCGCGCACCAACGCATCGGAGAAGAGCATCAGCTAG
- a CDS encoding conserved CBS domain protein (previous protein_id=AAZ14303.1) — MSASEVQHSYYPASAAHTSYQAGSSLLEAGYRPTDEECATLAAPIASFLRNCSCYDMLGVSTQVVVLDVQAPLSVAFIAAQETRIQSCVLWDPRKRQYIGVLTSTDYICILMYCQAHPKEADAVALWTIEHWQEVRAAQGLGRPKEKLGAPPGPKSSIVTCKTDTSLHDCLQMMREHCVRRIIALAEKEGEDFSLVAMMDVEQIVEYLGVMFFHIEKAGGSIGRTGGGANSSTGDAAGDGAGGAGAPHRTNLTISTATNRTNVAGDSDLSSLQHNNSHQLRSNDFDEYDDDPQGVFALGEAYVLPPYVASIITQAEAAGASGSGGVGIASDVRVGPYSSIFDVPFMYVPQVGAHRRKPIFATMEQKLSEALTLMLDHNTESIAVCSPKEGVIIDVVSRSDLLRMENQGVYDTQLTVREALASKISDHIFVFYEKDTLREIFSHFVRRRVKELFMVDPDTGRLLGQLNVAEFVYFLVFGVSD; from the coding sequence ATGTCTGCGTCTGAGGTTCAGCACTCCTACTACCCCGCGAGTGCGGCGCACACGAGCTATCAAGCcggctcctctctcctcgaGGCCGGATACAGGCCCACAGATGAGGAGTGCGCCACCCTCGCGGCACCAATTGCCAGCTTCCTGCGCAACTGTAGCTGCTACGACATGCTCGGTGTGTCAACGCAGGTCGTGGTCCTCGACGtgcaggcgccgctgtcggtcGCCTTCATCGCCGCCCAGGAGACACGCATTCAGAGCTGCGTCCTATGGGACCCGCGCAAGCGGCAGTACATCGGCGTGCTCACCTCCACCGACTACATTTGCATTCTCATGTACTGCCAGGCACACCCGAAAGAGGCAGACGCGGTGGCTCTGTGGACGATAGAGCACTGGCAAGAGGTGAGGGCGGCGCAGGGGCTCGGGCGGCCGAAGGAGAAGCTTGGTGCGCCGCCAGGGCCAAAGAGCAGTATCGTCACGTGCAAGACAGACACCTCGCTGCACGACTGCCTGCAGATGATGCGGGAGCACTGCGTCCGCCGCATCATTGCCCTAGCGGAGAAAGAGGGCGAAGACTTCAGCCTCGTTGCCATGATGGACGTGGAACAGATTGTCGAGTATCTTGGCGTGATGTTCTTTCATATTGAGAAGGCGGGTGGTTCGATTGGCCggaccggcggcggcgcgaacagcagcacgggcgacgcagcaggtgacggcgctggcggtgctggtgcccCTCACCGCACAAACTTGACAATATCCACCGCGACAAACAGGACCAACGTcgccggcgacagcgactTATCCTCACTGCAGCACAACAACAGTCACCAGCTCAGGTCAAACGATTTCGACGAGTACGACGACGACCCACAAGGCGTCTTTGCTCTTGGCGAGGCCTATGTGCTGCCCCCTTACGTCGCGTCTATCATCACCCAGGCAGAGGCTGCCGGAGCGAGCGGGTCTGGTGGCGTTGGCATCGCTTCTGACGTGCGTGTCGGCCCTTATAGCTCTATCTTCGATGTCCCGTTCATGTATGTGCCACAAGTCGGTGCGCATCGCCGGAAGCCCATCTTTGCAACGATGGAGCAGAAGCTgagcgaggcgctgacgcTCATGCTGGACCACAACACGGAGAGCATCGCCGTTTGCTCTCCGAAGGAAGGTGTCATCATCGACGTTGTCAGTCGCAGCGACTTGCTGCGGATGGAAAACCAGGGCGTGTACGACACGCAGCTGACGGTGcgggaggcgctggcgagcAAGATTAGCGACCACATCTTTGTCTTCTACGAGAAAGATACGCTGCGGGAAATCTTCTCCCACTttgtgcggcgccgcgtcaAGGAGCTCTTCATGGTGGACCCGGACACAGGGCGGTTGCTGGGGCAGTTGAACGTGGCAGAGTTTGTGTATTTTCTGGTCTTCGGTGTCAGCGATTAG
- a CDS encoding putative rRNA dimethyltransferase (previous protein_id=AAZ14304.1) yields MHGASGSSLLPQAAAPVALPPLRCPGGPRVKAEGIKQLYKVPHAGFLAKYDQRFMLNLKLTHQLVSYLSRTTLTTPDKVLVELGPGVGSLTRSLLTRPCVGVLGIEVDERFNPHLEQIRNYTNNKFQWVTADVLKVDELELLKSAFPHFVKANIRRPPSPGQETWAANSAADPAASSGSQRVTFTDDAGENDADGCEGAPLRSAQRERLLRQRRARQPYQHSDDTHCRGAEGAADPETAASPNAAFDVTNHRWSNGNAKVEVIANLPFEIITELLMRYAADCSQHRGLFAFGRVPIHVFTQREVAERILAPAGSVQFSRLSVLCQCFFHVRLKQTFVDQTYYPRTEVEGAMLTLEPRSVPLAHGLSASSLIHFTNLLMKPGLRAATVHKSLSRFAPAELVQYMLQELRMDGAMTVLDLSVVEVTRLACLWQQFVTMSQQQPPQEGDGAEAEAGSLNAGSPSGAV; encoded by the coding sequence ATGCACGGCGCCTCGGGTTCGTCGTTGTTGccgcaggcagcggcgccagttGCGCTACCcccgctgcgctgcccggGCGGACCGCGCGTCAAGGCAGAGGGCATCAAGCAACTGTACAAAGTACCGCACGCCGGGTTCCTTGCCAAGTACGACCAGCGCTTCATGTTAAACCTCAAACTCACTCATCAACTCGTCAGCTATCTTAGTCGCACAACACTCACGACGCCGGACAAGGTGCTGGTGGAGCTGGGACCCGGCGTCGGGTCACTCACACGGAGTCTGCTGACGCGGCCTtgcgtcggcgtcctcggaATCGAAGTAGACGAGCGCTTCAACCCGCACCTGGAGCAGATCCGCAACTACACAAACAATAAGTTCCAATGGGTGACGGCCGACGTGCTCAAGGTGGAcgagctggagctgctgaaaTCGGCCTTCCCGCATTTTGTGAAGGCCAACATACGGCGTCCACCCAGTCCTGGACAGGAGACTTGGGCGGCCAACTCGGCAGCCGACCCCGCTGCAAGCAGTGGATCGCAGAGAGTCACCTTCActgacgacgccggcgagaaCGACGCGGATGGGTGCGAGGGTGCACCGTTACGCTCGGCTCAACGTGAACGGCTACTgcgtcagcgccgcgcgcggcAGCCCTACCAACACAGTGACGACACCCACTGCagaggcgctgaaggagcgGCAGACCCGGAAACAGCGGCGTCACCTAACGCTGCTTTCGATGTGACAAATCACAGGTGGTCCAACGGGAATGCGAAAGTCGAGGTGATTGCAAACCTGCCCTTCGAGATCATAACCGAGCTGCTGATGCGCTACGCAGCAGACTGTTCGCAGCATCGCGGGCTCTTTGCCTTTGGTCGGGTGCCGATACACGTCTTCACCCAGCGCGAGGTGGCCGAGCGCATTCTGGCACCGGCTGGGTCTGTGCAGTTCAGCCGCCTTTCTGTCCTCTGCCAGTGCTTCTTTCACGTTCGCCTCAAGCAGACGTTTGTAGACCAGACTTACTACCCGCGCacagaggtggagggcgcAATGCTGACGCTGGAGCCGCGTTCCGTGCCACTCGCACACGGTCTCAGTGCGTCCTCCCTGATTCACTTTACCAACCTGCTCATGAAGCCGGGactgcgcgccgccactgtGCACAAGTCGCTCTCCCGATTTGCACCTGCCGAGTTGGTGCAGTAcatgctgcaggagctgcggATGGACGGCGCAATGACAGTGCTGGACTTGTCTGTGGTTGAGGTCACCCGCTTGGCTTGTCTGTGGCAGCAGTTTGTGACCATGTCGCAACAGCAACCACCGCAGGagggcgacggtgccgaggcAGAAGCTGGAAGCCTCAACGCCGGATCCCCAAGTGGCGCCGTGTAG